The nucleotide sequence TATCAATTTGTCCTACAATCAACTTGGATAAAGAAAATAATGAACAATTACTAATCTTTggaataataaatattttaattaaaactaaactGAAAGGTAGACGATTTTCTCGTGGTTCACCTCGAGTAAATTAGAAGTACAAATTTTGCATATTTAAAGATCAACCCTTAAAATATTAGTGATTCATATTTGGATGCTCTCATTCAATCCTGGGTAACCACATAATTCAAACAATCCGGTTCACGGATCGGGCCGGGCCGGGCTCAGGAAGAAGAATTCTCTAGCCGCGTTGCCGACGGCGAAGCTGCACCGGGGAGACCACAGTCGCTCCTCCGCCTCCTCCCGCTCCAACTCCCGCAGCACCTCCCGAAACAGCTCGACGCAACTCCGTCTCCGCCTCAGCCAGCAGCCCTCTGAACAGCGGGTGGTTCAGCCACTCGGCGCGCACCGCAAACCGCTCCTTCGCCGCGCCAACGCGCACCGCCAACCACCCCTCAGGCGGCACCGCCAACCACCCCTCAGGCGGCACCGCCGCCCCCCGCCTCCGGCTCTTGCTCCGCCACCGCTCCAGCGTCTTCCGCACCAACCCCTTCGCCTTGCTCTCCACCTTCCCCATCATCAGACGCATCGATCAGAACAGAGAGGTGAATCTCCACTGCTGCACGCCGTCAACCTCTGTCGTAGACTCGGTAACAGACGCCCTTTGCTCCTGGAATCTCTGAGCTACTCATGATCCACAACCACAAGAGGATCGCTCATTAGCACCTctagaagatcaagaaga is from Zingiber officinale cultivar Zhangliang chromosome 7B, Zo_v1.1, whole genome shotgun sequence and encodes:
- the LOC122003842 gene encoding auxin-responsive protein SAUR41-like, with the translated sequence MRLMMGKVESKAKGLVRKTLERWRSKSRRRGAAVPPEGWLAVPPEGWLAVRVGAAKERFAVRAEWLNHPLFRGLLAEAETELRRAVSGGAAGVGAGGGGGATVVSPVQLRRRQRG